A stretch of the Pseudalkalibacillus hwajinpoensis genome encodes the following:
- a CDS encoding DEAD/DEAH box helicase: MKNFEDFALSNEVRKAVLELGFKEATPIQEKALEPILEGRDMIGQAQTGTGKTAAFGIPVIEKVKKIGGPEAIILTPTRELAMQVATELQKLSKYKGLNVLAVYGGEPIYHQIRALKRGVNIVVGTPGRMLDHLKRKTLRTDNVHTAILDEADEMLDMGFIDDIELIFKQLPANRQSLLFSATIPAPIRKLSSKYLKNPLTISVSKGDITADTVEQVYYRTFESDKFDTLCRVIESEDIRLGIIFTKTKKGAAQVTESLKKRGYRAEELHGDLTQQQRSKVMNLFRKSQVNFLVATDIAARGIDVAHVSHVINYDIPEDPERYVHRIGRTGRAGNKGIALTLVTPKDMRFLQSIESKIKLNLSAEPLQDETVDLDNIVKSVEKQLKKQKSDSTARETTELLLAKYNAEDLVQAFLENAIQQKQNTTPSEYNFGETGGQNGMVRFFLNVGRNIDLHPKKLLSELSVMAGVDTESVGRIDIFEKFSFFEVHEDVAPFVYEALRAGGIDGKSIHLEPAKPQKSRV; this comes from the coding sequence ATGAAGAATTTTGAAGACTTTGCATTGTCAAATGAAGTTAGAAAAGCTGTGCTCGAACTTGGTTTCAAAGAAGCGACCCCGATTCAGGAGAAAGCACTTGAACCAATTTTAGAAGGTAGAGATATGATCGGTCAGGCACAGACCGGTACAGGAAAAACAGCTGCTTTTGGTATTCCTGTTATTGAAAAAGTGAAAAAAATCGGAGGACCTGAAGCCATCATTCTCACACCAACACGTGAGCTTGCTATGCAGGTTGCGACTGAGCTTCAGAAGCTTTCTAAATACAAAGGGTTAAATGTTCTTGCCGTTTACGGTGGGGAGCCAATCTATCATCAAATCCGTGCATTAAAGAGAGGCGTTAACATAGTTGTAGGAACACCAGGACGCATGCTCGATCACTTGAAACGTAAAACACTTCGCACAGATAACGTTCATACAGCTATTTTAGATGAAGCAGATGAAATGCTTGATATGGGCTTTATTGATGATATTGAACTAATTTTCAAGCAGCTGCCGGCTAATCGCCAGTCGCTCTTATTCTCAGCTACAATTCCTGCACCAATCCGTAAGCTCTCCAGCAAATATTTGAAGAATCCACTTACGATTTCCGTTTCTAAAGGAGATATAACAGCGGATACGGTAGAGCAGGTTTATTACAGAACATTTGAAAGTGATAAATTCGATACGCTTTGTCGCGTCATCGAAAGTGAAGACATTCGCCTCGGCATTATTTTTACCAAAACAAAAAAAGGGGCAGCTCAAGTAACAGAGTCATTGAAAAAGCGCGGCTATCGAGCAGAAGAACTTCACGGCGATTTAACGCAACAGCAGCGTTCGAAGGTAATGAATCTCTTTAGAAAATCTCAAGTGAATTTCCTTGTTGCAACAGATATCGCAGCTCGTGGAATTGACGTTGCTCACGTTAGTCACGTGATCAACTATGATATACCTGAGGACCCAGAACGCTATGTTCACCGTATTGGACGTACAGGTCGCGCTGGGAACAAAGGAATTGCGTTAACGCTCGTAACGCCTAAAGACATGCGTTTCCTTCAATCCATTGAATCAAAAATCAAATTGAACCTATCTGCTGAGCCGCTTCAGGATGAAACGGTTGATCTTGATAACATTGTAAAATCTGTTGAAAAGCAGTTGAAAAAGCAAAAGTCTGATTCGACTGCTCGTGAAACAACGGAGCTTCTTTTAGCTAAATATAACGCAGAAGATCTTGTTCAAGCTTTCCTTGAGAACGCCATTCAGCAGAAACAGAACACGACCCCTTCCGAATATAACTTTGGTGAAACAGGCGGTCAGAATGGAATGGTTCGTTTCTTCTTAAATGTAGGTCGTAATATTGATCTACATCCAAAGAAACTTTTAAGTGAGCTTTCTGTGATGGCTGGCGTTGATACAGAGTCTGTTGGCCGCATTGATATTTTTGAGAAATTCTCGTTCTTTGAAGTGCACGAAGACGTTGCACCATTCGTCTATGAAGCGCTTCGAGCTGGCGGTATTGATGGTAAATCAATCCACCTTGAACCAGCTAAACCACAAAAAAGCAGAGTATAA
- the recA gene encoding recombinase RecA: MSDRKAALDMALRQIEKQFGKGSIMKLGEQAEQRVSTVSTGSLALDIALGVGGYPRGRVIEVYGPESSGKTTVALHAIAEVQRNGGQAAFIDAEHALDPVYAEKLGVNIDELLLSQPDTGEQALEIAEALVRSGAVDMVVVDSVAALVPKAEIEGEMGDAHVGLQARLMSQALRKLSGAINKSKTTAVFINQIREKVGVMFGNPETTPGGRALKFYSSVRLEVRRAETLKQGNDMVGNKTRIKVVKNKVAPPFKQAEVDIMYGEGISKQGEILDIGSNLEIVQKSGAWFSFEGERLGQGRENAKQFLKENPAMEAEIEGRIRAHHNLDADKQIDESAAGKGTLLPEEE; encoded by the coding sequence GTGAGTGATCGTAAAGCTGCCTTAGATATGGCACTTAGACAAATAGAAAAACAATTCGGTAAAGGTTCAATCATGAAACTCGGCGAACAAGCTGAGCAAAGAGTCTCTACAGTATCAACTGGTTCACTGGCTCTTGATATTGCTCTTGGTGTGGGTGGTTATCCAAGAGGTCGTGTTATCGAAGTATACGGCCCGGAATCTTCTGGTAAAACAACAGTTGCCCTTCACGCTATCGCAGAAGTACAGCGTAACGGTGGGCAGGCTGCATTTATTGATGCTGAGCACGCTCTGGATCCGGTTTATGCAGAAAAGCTTGGTGTTAACATCGATGAGCTACTACTTTCTCAACCTGATACAGGAGAACAAGCCCTAGAAATTGCTGAAGCGCTCGTACGAAGCGGTGCAGTTGATATGGTTGTAGTTGACTCCGTAGCTGCTCTTGTACCAAAGGCAGAAATCGAAGGTGAAATGGGAGATGCACACGTTGGTCTGCAGGCGCGTTTAATGTCTCAAGCGCTTCGTAAGCTTTCAGGTGCGATTAATAAATCCAAAACTACCGCGGTCTTTATTAACCAGATTCGCGAAAAAGTTGGGGTTATGTTCGGGAACCCAGAAACAACTCCAGGCGGACGTGCGCTGAAGTTCTATTCATCTGTTCGATTAGAAGTTCGTCGTGCTGAAACGCTGAAGCAGGGTAACGATATGGTCGGTAACAAAACGCGTATTAAAGTTGTAAAGAACAAGGTCGCTCCGCCGTTTAAACAGGCAGAAGTTGACATTATGTACGGAGAAGGGATTTCCAAGCAAGGTGAGATCCTTGATATTGGTTCAAACCTTGAAATCGTTCAGAAGAGCGGCGCATGGTTCTCATTCGAAGGCGAACGTCTTGGGCAGGGCCGTGAAAATGCAAAGCAATTCTTGAAAGAAAACCCAGCAATGGAAGCTGAAATTGAAGGGCGTATTCGCGCTCATCACAATCTTGATGCAGATAAGCAGATAGATGAATCAGCTGCAGGTAAAGGCACGCTTCTACCTGAAGAAGAATAA